The Centropristis striata isolate RG_2023a ecotype Rhode Island chromosome 1, C.striata_1.0, whole genome shotgun sequence nucleotide sequence gaactatatttggtaacttcaggtaatatttcgagaaaaaagttgcaaatttactagattaaagtggcaaatctacaagaaaaaaagttgcagatttaagagatttaaagtggcaaatctgcgtgaaaaaagttgcagatttatgagagaaaagtcggaaaaaagcaacttttttttctcccagattcaccactttaacccttaataggacactcattgaaatacttgcaaattccaaatttcaaccctagagaatattggaggatattacatacagccagaatgtgtaaaaaaaacatacggaaataatattttatttaagttgcaaatttactagattaaagtggcaaatctacaagaaaaaagtcgcagatttaagagaaaaaagtgaaaaaaaagcaacttttttctcctcccagattctccactttaaatctcattaatctgtgcatttttttctcgtagatttgccactttaatctcgtaaacttttttctcaaaatattattttcgtatgtttttttacacattctggcagcatgtaatatcctccaatattctctagggttgaaatttggtatttgcaagtatttcaatgagtgccctattaagggttaattagAAAAATGGCGGTCTGTAATTGGGTTCATGCTTTAGAAAGTGGATTCAGGTAAGGTTCGGACAGAATTTTCTAGGATATACCAGGCTCAACTTTTCAGAACTGACTGTAGTTCTACAAAAAAGCCAGGTCCACTCCATGTTGGTTGGTTTCGATAACCTGATTTGTAGATTTATTTAGGAATGTGCACCACTTTAAGCACAATCTGAACTCTTTCCTGCCTTTCTTCTAGCTAGGTGGAATAAAAACCACATGTACTAAAACCAGAAAATTTTacacattatttttaataatacacactgcaaaaaaagaaaagttgggtgaactcaaaatttcaaggcaacaaaaaatgttttaagttggacaattaaactaaatattttaagttttgtttttgagtttgctcaactctgaattctgatttttgtcaactcaactgtaagttgtactaatttataattttacattgtaataacttttaatccttacttctgctaacttctgcaatgtgctgaattggcacaattgtaacgcagctatgaaatgtcagctaatgttgtgaccacaattttgagttagcattgatacgctaatggctactcttgtagctgtaacaagcagcgccgcaagcatcagttagccgctagcatcagttagccgctagcatcagttagccgctagcatccgttagccactaacatcagttagccgctagctttcgctaatgaatttcatcgctttcctgcatttcacaacaaagaaataagagttatcagaactattgtcccttgttttgaaccccaacttaaagatataagtaacaacaactcacaaacttgtttttgagcagacaactggctttctttgttgtgctaacttacattattgccctaaatgtcaatcatttatatttccaagttttaccaacttaaatcactgttttaggccaaaaaatacaagttggctttttttgcactgCAGTTGCCCCAAGAGAAAATGTTTAATACGATTAGTGAGTTTAAACCGGAATTAAATTGATCTCAAAGTGAGATGTGTCATCATCTGGGGGCTTACCCACTTACCCACAAAACCTTCCTGAGGGAAACCTTGACCTGAAACCTGTGGACCAGTTCTGTTgggattattttctttttatggaaCATGTTCCCCAATTAAAGTGTTTAatcaaaatgacacacacatatttgGATATTACTCAAACGTATGactactttttgttgttgtttttaggtttgAGTGAGTACTGTTTCTAATGTGTTGATGGATAAagtgactacaaaaagactttaaaacgtttttttttgcTAAGGAGCTTTATAATATAAGCAGAATGATGCACTCCAAGGTGCAGCATGGAATACACATTGTAgtaatacatatatacagtgtAAAGTAACTAcgcacatttactcaagtactgtgcttaagtacagttttgaggtacttgtactttacttgactatttccattttatgtaacttcttactccactacattttaaggcaaatattgtactgttTCCTCCATTATATTTATCTGTCTGCTTatattacttttcaggtcgagatttaacatgaaaaacatgattaatttaaaatgattacacatttttataaattaaaccatgtAACAGCAGTTAAATTAGCTCTAActtgacaacattaaaatgctgctgaaataaatgcatcaataatatatttggaatatatttgacaatctgagtggatccattctgcaaaacaagcacttttacttttgatactttaagtacattttgatgctgatacttttgcacttttgtactttacttcagtgaggttttgaatgcagtacttctacttgtagtggagtaattccacagtgtggtgttaCTTCTTTTCcttgagtaagggatctgaacacTTTCCCACAGTGGCGGTTccacacaggggcctccaggggccactgcccctgtgtagaagcctttggcccctgctgtggcccctgtgtcaaattaataataaaatgatgaatttataacgatgaataatggaacaattctaacctttttttgttcaaacaatatctcattgtacacaaaagaaacccagaatgttacattgtataatagtttaactctatggagtcttattgggctatttggtccatttttgaatccttttcatggcTTTacgtgtcattttctgtcttttttggtcatttgtgtcttttttgtgtctgttttagttattttgtgtcttttcattttgtgtcttttttgtcattggtgtcatttatgtcttttttgtcattggtgtcatttatgtcttttttgtgtctgttttagttattttgtgtctttttttggtaattttgtgtcttctttgtcatttttatgtcttctgtggtttttttttttgttattctgtctccacattttgtgtctttttttggtcattttgtgtcttttttgtcattggtgtcatttatgtgtcttttctggtaattttgtgtctttttttgttattttgtgtctttttttggtcattttgtgtctttttttggtcatttttatgtcttctgtggttttttttttgttattctgtcttctctttttgtgtcttttttggtcatgttggtGTCGTTTATGTGTAtttcctggtcattttgtgtcttttttttgttattttgtgtctttttttggtcattttgtgtcttctgtggggtttttttttgttattctgtcttctcattttgtgtctttttttgttattttgtgtctttttttggtcattttgtgtcttttttgtcatttttatgtcttctgtgggggtttttttttgttattctgtcttctcattttgtgtcttttttggtcattttgtttccttttttgtcattggtgtcatttatgtgtcttttttggtcattttgtgtcttttttgttattttgtgtctttttttggtcattttgtgtctttttttgtcatttttatgtcttctgtgggtttttttttgttttgttattctgtcttctcattttgtgtcttttttggtcattttgtgtctttttcaagacattcaaagattttgaatgcataaatatcatctttgccattttttcatgtactAATGTgctcctctgattaaacactggcccctccttggcccccacagtaaaactggtctagaaccgccactgctttcCCACCATGCACATAATATATCCAAGACGACAAATTAAGACATGCATTTAATTCTGCACTCATTCACAATGAGTAGTTTTACCTTCTCTGTCTGCTTGCTGGCTGCACATCCGTATCTGCAATATGTGGCAAAATGTTCACAGTTATACCACAGCAGACTGTAGGGGACTGCTCCGATCAGTTTCTCAGCTCTCTTTGCCACATCTTCATTGGGAATGGCAGGATTCTTCATCAGCCTATCCGTGCGGTTAATAAGTATGTTGGAGCCATATGCAAAGTCCTCTAATGTGTCCACGCGCACTGTGGCGCACTTAAACATGCAGCCGAGGATGAGTCTCTTGTTTGTGATGACAGAACTGATGAGCTTCGTGTCGTTTGTGAGCACCGGCAGGATGTCAGGGATCAGGTGAGCCACTCTACCGTCTCCTAGATAGATGCCGTAGTGGGTGAAGAGGGTCCTGGGCACCTCCAGCAGGTCTCCCCTCCGGAGGGGCGGCGGTGGCGCGCGCTGCGCTGCGCGATCCCGGTCCTCAGGGTCCGACCAGCTGGACTCAAAGAGTTTGAAgttggagaggagagagagcttCTCCACCAGGAATGTCAACAGCTGCAGCATCGTGAGAGTTTCCGGGAAAAATATCAACTGCTTCAGTGAAATTAGCTTTTTATCCTCTGGCACGAGGAGGAGAAACCGCTGCGAGGAAATCCCGAGGACATGATTGGCCACGAGTGACCTCCTGCACGTGCGACCTCCCCAGcatcctgttgttgttttttttttcctttttttttctccagactAACGCACATGGCTCTGCACTAAACTCTTGCATTAATCATCTTATGAGCTGCAGCAGAGCAGATAAGGCAATTAATTCCAAAGAAGAATTAAAGCAAAGCACACTAGTTGTATTCATGCAAATAAACTTGCATGAAGTTAGAAAGTAAGAAGTTTGAAAATGGATACATTAAccaatgcaatttaaaaaattaaaaataaagtttttttaaagattactTTTAAAGCTGATGTGAAAAGTGTGTGTAGAAGTTTCTAAATGctgtttcactgtgttttcctGAAGATCTAAGACTTATAGCAACCATGATAGCAACAGTAAAGGTTTACAGTAATATGCTCAGTTGTGTTACTCTATTTTAAAACTTggaaaagacaaacacaaagagactgTCACTTAATATAACCGCACAAGAAAATCACTGTCAGCTTTAAAGCTGCACCAATCAATGTGTTTATATTAACAATGACAACTTGTAATGTCAGAGTTGTTGATCATAATGATAATCAGCAGAGTATTTCCACGTGACTGCAATTCCAtataaccctttatcaggcaaagaactatatttggtaacttcaggcaatatttcgagaaaaaagttgcaaatttactagattaaagtggcaaatctacaagaaaaaaagtcgcagatttaagagatttaaagtggcaaatctgctcacaaaaagttgcagatttacgaggaaaaagtggggaaaaaagcaacttttttctcccagattcaccactttaagccttaatagggcactcattgaaatacttgcaaattccaaatttcaaccctagagaatattggaggatattacatactgccagaatgtgtaaaaaaaaacatatgaaaataaaaagagaaactcacagagaaaaaagtttatgagattaaagtggcaaatctacgagaaaaaaatgcgcagatttatgagatttaaagtggtgaatctgggagaaaaaagttgcttgtttcccacttttttctcgtaagtctgcgactttttttgcgcagttagccgctagcatcagttagccgctagcatcaattagccactagcatcagttagccgctagcatcaattagccactagcatcagttagccgctagcatcagttagccgctagcttttgctaatgaccgaatttcaccgctttcccgcatttcacaacaaagaaataagagttatcagaactattgtcccttgttgtgaaccccaacttaaagatataagcaacaacaactcaccaacttgtttttgagcagacaactggcttcctttgttgtgctaacttacattattgccctaaatgtcaataatttatattgttgttgtaaatgttttaccaacttaaaacactgttttaggcaaaaaatacaagttggctttttttgcagtgtaggtcaCAATGAGTTTGACGTCTGGCCTCCAAAATTTAAtgagttcatccttgagtccaagtggatgttTGTCCTAAATTTTGAATAAATTCCCTCACAGCATTCCTTAGAGATCACGTTTACAGGATTGGGACCGGTCACTGTAGATTTCAACTTTGACCTATGACCTCCAAAATCCTTCAGTGTACATTGTgcaaaatttgaagaaattccctcaaggCTTTTCAAATTCACAAGAATGGATGACgggcataaaaaacattttctgtcatcGTTGCTAAaatatttgttgtcattttttgttttgtttacccTTTTGGTGATTTGACTACCACGATGTGAAACCACTTTCTAATTAGGCAAGTAAGCTGATTACCCTTCAGAAAAAAGAAGTCCAGAAGATTTTGTTGACACACAGTGGTTACTCTGTTCCATCCCATCGTCAATCCAGGATCAGTGTTGGGAAAAATCATTCTGTACTGGATCGTCTGCACCTTCCCAGAGGAACCATATGATGAGATAAAACATTCCTCTGACCGGATTATCTTAATCCTGTCGGCTTCAGTTACACACTCATCAA carries:
- the lrata gene encoding lecithin retinol acyltransferase a → MLQLLTFLVEKLSLLSNFKLFESSWSDPEDRDRAAQRAPPPPLRRGDLLEVPRTLFTHYGIYLGDGRVAHLIPDILPVLTNDTKLISSVITNKRLILGCMFKCATVRVDTLEDFAYGSNILINRTDRLMKNPAIPNEDVAKRAEKLIGAVPYSLLWYNCEHFATYCRYGCAASKQTEKFCECLKSLIRDERSVIVTGLLGMISMVCFGMAPSTTLPTILIPFTLWMAG